A window from Dehalobacter sp. DCA encodes these proteins:
- a CDS encoding DNA polymerase III subunit alpha has translation MFTHLHVHTEYSLLDGAARINDLVHSAAELEMPALAITDHGVMYGVLDFYKACGKQGIKPIIGCEIYMAPGKRTERVLGKDDKNYHLVLLAETNEGYQNLVKIVSQANVDGFYYKPRADKELLQQHSKGLIALSACLGGEIPEYLMQDNPARARAAAMEYLDIFGPEHFYLELQDHGITDQRKVNAGLWDLHRETRIPLLATNDVHYIRKEDASVQDILLCIQTGKTLADSSRMSFEGREYYLKSKQEMNLLFGETPEVLRQTNEIAERCNVSFSFGQHYLPVYEVPEGCTLDEYLRELCWKAFPVFYPDATPEQRERLEYELGIITQTGFSGYFLIVSDFCRYAREHDVAVGPGRGSAAASMVAYLLGITSVEPLRHDLLFERFLNPERISMPDIDIDFDPEGREKVIKYVTEKYGEEKVCQIITFGTMGAKGVLRDVGRVLNIPLSKVDKVAKAVPYELGMTLERALAVSPELQKMVREEEEIKKLYEISKSLEGMPRHASTHAAGVVIARDELTSYLPLQKTSDGLLMTQFPMKTVEEIGLLKMDFLGLRNLTILTKALANIEQARDIRLDLNHLPLDDQATYQLLSDGNSTGVFQLESGGMRAILKDLKPSCFEDIIAVNALYRPGPMEQIPEFVRRKHGGLIKVLHSKIEEILRPTYGIIVYQEQVMQIAQNLGGYSLGRADLLRRAMGKKDKKIMAEEKQNFIYGLQDSDGEWIVPGALRLGIGEKDAEEIFDLMAKFAEYGFNKGHATAYAMISYQTAYLKANYPLEYTAALLSSVIGASDKVTFYIQEARSSGIEILPPDVQYSYRDFTIEHGAIRFGLEAIRNVGTQVVDRIIAERANGPFASFYDFIVRMDAKVLNKRTLESLIKAGAFQSLCSRAQAMKVLDQALELAQNRQKDSESGQMSLFDLDQDLDEGLSMPEIPEFSESEILKMEREYIGIYLTAHPLYSVNDLFRKITSSEIAACLESAEEKKVILGGIINAYRQTITKKGEMMATFLLEDLTGTIEVLVFPRLFPEVVRMDNDHIVVVHGRYYVNEDEKKIFAEKVLPIEEYSVKPDKLFLKIPSNQDTELTDKILAVLGAFRGTHPVYFFCQDNKKTFEISPNYFVRPSEELDRALIALLGKDQVRWQ, from the coding sequence ATGTTCACACATCTTCATGTTCATACCGAATACAGCCTTCTGGACGGCGCGGCCAGAATCAATGACCTTGTGCATTCTGCTGCTGAGCTGGAAATGCCGGCGCTCGCGATCACCGATCACGGCGTGATGTACGGCGTGCTGGATTTTTATAAAGCCTGCGGCAAACAGGGAATTAAGCCTATCATCGGCTGTGAGATCTATATGGCTCCCGGAAAAAGAACGGAACGGGTCCTAGGCAAAGATGACAAGAACTATCATCTGGTCCTTCTTGCCGAAACGAACGAGGGCTATCAGAACCTGGTGAAAATTGTCTCGCAGGCCAATGTGGACGGCTTTTATTACAAACCCAGGGCCGACAAGGAACTGTTGCAGCAGCACAGTAAAGGTTTAATTGCATTGAGCGCCTGTCTGGGCGGAGAGATCCCGGAGTACCTGATGCAGGACAATCCAGCCAGAGCCAGAGCGGCGGCGATGGAGTATCTCGATATTTTTGGTCCGGAACACTTTTATTTGGAGCTGCAGGATCATGGCATCACCGATCAGAGAAAAGTCAATGCCGGCCTCTGGGACCTGCACCGGGAGACACGGATTCCGCTGCTAGCGACCAACGATGTCCATTATATTCGGAAAGAAGATGCGTCGGTTCAGGATATCCTGCTGTGCATCCAGACAGGAAAGACGCTGGCTGACAGCTCCAGGATGAGCTTTGAGGGCAGGGAGTATTATCTGAAAAGCAAGCAGGAGATGAATTTGCTTTTTGGGGAGACGCCCGAGGTTTTACGCCAGACGAATGAGATTGCGGAGCGCTGCAACGTCAGCTTTTCGTTTGGCCAGCATTATCTGCCGGTCTACGAGGTTCCGGAAGGCTGCACCCTGGACGAGTACCTGCGGGAATTATGCTGGAAGGCGTTCCCGGTATTCTACCCCGATGCAACGCCGGAACAGCGTGAGCGGCTGGAATATGAGCTTGGGATTATTACCCAGACTGGTTTTTCCGGGTATTTTCTGATTGTGTCCGATTTCTGCCGGTATGCCCGGGAGCATGATGTTGCGGTCGGTCCGGGGCGTGGTTCGGCAGCTGCGAGTATGGTTGCGTACTTGCTCGGCATCACCTCCGTGGAGCCGCTGCGGCATGATCTTCTTTTTGAACGTTTTTTAAATCCGGAAAGGATATCCATGCCGGATATTGATATCGACTTTGACCCGGAAGGCCGGGAAAAAGTTATTAAATATGTAACAGAAAAGTATGGGGAAGAGAAAGTTTGCCAGATCATTACGTTTGGTACCATGGGCGCCAAGGGCGTGCTGAGGGATGTCGGAAGAGTCCTGAATATACCGCTCAGCAAAGTCGATAAAGTCGCCAAAGCAGTGCCGTATGAATTGGGCATGACGCTAGAAAGAGCGCTGGCCGTTTCTCCTGAACTGCAGAAAATGGTTAGGGAAGAAGAGGAAATCAAAAAGTTGTATGAGATTTCCAAGTCCCTGGAGGGAATGCCGAGACATGCTTCCACGCATGCTGCCGGCGTCGTGATTGCCAGGGACGAATTGACCAGTTACCTTCCGCTTCAGAAAACCTCCGACGGGCTCTTGATGACGCAGTTTCCGATGAAAACGGTTGAGGAGATCGGACTGCTGAAGATGGATTTCCTGGGCCTGCGGAACCTGACGATCCTGACCAAAGCGCTTGCGAATATTGAACAGGCCCGCGATATCCGGCTTGACCTGAACCATTTACCGCTCGACGACCAAGCAACGTATCAGCTGCTTTCCGATGGGAACAGTACAGGTGTATTTCAGCTGGAAAGCGGTGGCATGCGGGCCATCTTAAAAGATTTGAAGCCCAGTTGTTTTGAAGATATTATTGCGGTAAACGCGCTGTACCGGCCCGGTCCGATGGAACAGATTCCGGAGTTCGTGCGCCGGAAGCATGGCGGGCTGATCAAAGTCCTGCATTCAAAAATAGAAGAGATTTTAAGACCGACCTACGGGATTATCGTCTACCAGGAACAGGTCATGCAGATTGCTCAGAATCTTGGCGGATACTCTCTTGGACGAGCAGATCTTCTGCGCAGGGCCATGGGGAAAAAAGACAAGAAGATCATGGCCGAAGAAAAGCAGAACTTTATCTACGGCCTGCAAGACAGCGACGGTGAATGGATTGTGCCGGGAGCGCTCCGTCTGGGTATAGGCGAAAAGGATGCTGAAGAGATTTTCGATCTGATGGCCAAATTTGCCGAGTACGGATTCAACAAGGGGCATGCCACGGCTTATGCGATGATCTCATATCAGACAGCGTATCTGAAGGCGAATTATCCGCTCGAATACACTGCAGCGCTGCTGAGTTCCGTAATCGGCGCATCAGATAAAGTCACTTTTTACATTCAGGAAGCCAGGAGCAGCGGCATAGAGATTCTGCCACCCGATGTCCAGTACAGTTACCGGGATTTTACCATAGAACACGGAGCGATACGTTTTGGGCTCGAGGCGATCCGCAATGTCGGGACACAGGTGGTTGACAGGATCATCGCCGAAAGAGCGAACGGCCCGTTTGCGTCGTTTTATGATTTTATTGTACGCATGGATGCTAAAGTTCTAAACAAACGAACCCTGGAAAGTCTGATTAAGGCCGGCGCGTTTCAGTCACTGTGCAGCCGCGCTCAAGCTATGAAAGTCCTGGATCAGGCCCTGGAGCTGGCCCAGAACCGGCAAAAGGACAGCGAATCCGGCCAGATGTCTTTGTTTGATCTCGATCAGGACCTCGATGAAGGGTTGAGTATGCCCGAAATACCGGAATTCAGCGAGAGCGAGATCCTGAAGATGGAGAGGGAGTATATCGGTATTTATCTCACAGCCCATCCACTTTATTCCGTGAATGACCTGTTCAGGAAAATCACGAGTTCAGAAATCGCGGCCTGTCTCGAAAGTGCGGAAGAAAAAAAGGTCATTCTGGGTGGGATAATAAATGCTTATCGGCAAACAATAACGAAAAAAGGGGAAATGATGGCTACCTTCTTACTGGAGGATCTGACCGGAACGATTGAGGTTTTGGTATTTCCCAGATTGTTTCCGGAAGTTGTCAGGATGGATAACGA
- a CDS encoding DRTGG domain-containing protein — MTKTKHQQILNFIEDLDIGSKVSVRFIAKELDVSEGTAYRAIKEAENKGFVRSIPKVGTLRIEGVKEKQIEDLTLQEVAQIVEGLVICGENRLTECPNKFIIAAMELKDLARYLEEGALCIVGNRTDAQLLALKNNVPLLISGGPGPTEEVVALAKSLNSVIIISPYDTFVVTTMINRALFDRLIGKELLLIEDIMVKDAKVLEDSATIGDWYKLSQKTGHSRFPVIDSQHNLLGTVTAVDVAGEGVEVKITKVMNRNPLTVGRDDPVTHISRKMVWEGWEIAPVLENGKLIGIISLQDVLEAFQQIQKQPQFGETVDNLVLSGFGYVEESEYLTIRGEITQFMVNEFGSASCGVLVTLMNTAGYIALRKKYRLDAITENFSFYQFHPVPAGTVVSISARLLLVTKKNCNIEIEVFNDNGVLAKGMMTARMGDKR; from the coding sequence TTGACAAAGACAAAGCATCAGCAGATTCTTAATTTTATTGAGGATCTCGACATAGGGAGCAAGGTATCAGTCCGGTTTATTGCCAAAGAGCTTGATGTCAGCGAAGGGACTGCTTACCGTGCAATTAAAGAAGCGGAGAACAAAGGGTTTGTCCGTTCGATCCCGAAGGTTGGGACGCTGCGGATTGAAGGCGTCAAAGAAAAACAGATTGAAGATCTTACGCTTCAGGAAGTAGCCCAAATCGTGGAAGGGCTTGTTATCTGCGGAGAGAACAGGCTGACGGAATGTCCGAATAAGTTTATTATTGCGGCGATGGAACTGAAAGATTTAGCGCGTTATCTGGAAGAAGGCGCGCTTTGTATCGTTGGCAACAGGACAGATGCCCAGCTCCTTGCCTTGAAAAATAATGTTCCTTTGCTTATTTCCGGAGGCCCGGGACCTACGGAAGAGGTCGTGGCGCTGGCCAAGAGCCTGAATTCGGTGATTATCATTTCCCCGTATGATACCTTCGTAGTTACGACGATGATCAACCGGGCGCTTTTTGACAGGCTCATCGGCAAGGAACTATTGCTCATTGAAGATATCATGGTCAAGGATGCGAAGGTTCTGGAAGACAGTGCTACGATCGGAGACTGGTATAAGCTTTCGCAAAAGACCGGACACAGCCGCTTCCCGGTCATCGATAGCCAGCATAACTTGCTCGGTACTGTGACCGCGGTCGATGTCGCCGGCGAAGGCGTCGAGGTCAAGATCACCAAAGTCATGAACAGGAATCCACTGACCGTCGGAAGAGACGATCCGGTTACCCATATCTCCCGCAAAATGGTCTGGGAGGGCTGGGAGATTGCGCCCGTACTTGAAAACGGCAAGCTGATCGGAATCATAAGCTTGCAGGATGTACTCGAGGCTTTTCAGCAGATCCAAAAGCAGCCTCAGTTCGGCGAGACCGTGGATAATCTGGTTTTAAGCGGCTTTGGTTATGTGGAAGAGTCTGAATACCTGACCATTCGGGGCGAAATCACGCAGTTTATGGTTAATGAATTTGGTTCAGCCAGCTGCGGTGTTCTGGTAACCCTGATGAATACGGCGGGTTACATTGCGCTCCGAAAAAAATACCGCTTGGATGCGATCACGGAAAATTTCAGCTTTTATCAATTCCATCCGGTTCCGGCCGGAACAGTCGTCAGCATTTCGGCCAGGCTGTTGCTAGTAACAAAAAAGAACTGCAATATTGAAATTGAAGTTTTTAACGATAACGGAGTCCTGGCTAAAGGGATGATGACAGCCCGGATGGGGGATAAAAGATAG
- a CDS encoding small, acid-soluble spore protein, alpha/beta type: MRENITKKNTGNTKKKDNRKKKPDFIEEMKMEIASELGIIKQVQNEGWDSLSPRISGKIGGKLSQRLKRINK; encoded by the coding sequence ATGAGAGAAAACATCACCAAGAAAAACACAGGCAATACGAAAAAAAAGGATAACAGGAAGAAGAAACCAGACTTCATTGAGGAAATGAAAATGGAGATTGCTTCGGAACTTGGCATCATCAAGCAGGTCCAAAACGAGGGCTGGGATTCCCTGTCTCCGAGAATTTCCGGGAAAATAGGCGGAAAGTTGTCTCAGAGATTAAAACGGATCAATAAATAA
- a CDS encoding metal-dependent hydrolase, giving the protein MNIIFHGHACFEIQSDAGRLMIDPYLRKNPKAKVKPPDFKALDAILVTHGHSDHLGDAVELARLTGAVLISNFELCRYAEAFGVRVHPMHIGGKHVFPFGTVKLTQAVHGSGIEQADGTCLYGGLACGFLLQLEGKRLYHAGDTGLFGDMKLIGSLTEIDLAMLPIGDNFVMGPEDAAEAAQMLQAKVVVPMHYNTFEEEQQDAKAFLALLSRKAPESKGMILEPGQYMKL; this is encoded by the coding sequence ATGAATATTATCTTTCACGGCCATGCCTGTTTTGAAATCCAGTCTGACGCAGGTCGGCTGATGATAGATCCATATTTACGGAAGAATCCGAAAGCAAAGGTCAAACCGCCTGATTTTAAAGCGCTTGATGCAATTCTGGTCACGCATGGTCACAGCGATCATTTGGGAGATGCGGTCGAACTGGCCAGATTGACCGGGGCAGTTCTGATCTCCAATTTTGAATTATGCCGGTATGCGGAGGCCTTTGGGGTGAGGGTTCATCCGATGCATATCGGGGGTAAGCACGTCTTTCCGTTTGGAACTGTAAAGCTGACTCAGGCCGTTCATGGTTCCGGGATCGAGCAGGCTGACGGAACCTGTCTGTATGGTGGTTTGGCCTGTGGTTTTCTGCTTCAGCTCGAAGGCAAGCGGCTTTACCATGCCGGGGATACCGGTTTGTTCGGGGATATGAAGCTTATTGGCAGCCTGACGGAAATCGATCTGGCTATGCTGCCGATCGGGGATAATTTTGTGATGGGGCCGGAAGATGCGGCCGAAGCAGCTCAGATGCTCCAGGCCAAAGTCGTGGTTCCGATGCATTACAATACATTTGAGGAAGAACAGCAGGATGCCAAGGCCTTTCTCGCGCTGCTAAGCAGAAAAGCGCCGGAGAGCAAGGGAATGATTCTTGAGCCGGGACAGTATATGAAGTTATAG
- a CDS encoding glycosyltransferase family 4 protein has protein sequence MLSYLSTFLLAVLFALILTPVSIILARKWGVMDYPGERRIHKAPIPRLGGAAIYLAFWLAVFLTVAVNKMLMGLFLGSTIIFAVGIYDDVKGMRPLIKLLWQILAAVILIFFGMAVPHITLPLYGVVQLGLIGNIFAVLWIVGLVNAVNISDGMDGLASGICFIAAITLFWSATIRSAYPGADLLMLALSGVTLGFLFYNFNPAKIIMGDSGSMFLGYMIGSVSIWGLLKTATVLGLVFPLLVLGMPLMDMLFAIIRRKWKGHSIVRADRGHLHHRLLDTGLNQRQAVFVLYGISLCFGLAAIFSAYGHWYIAAILVVIDLGIILRIMFRKFRLHNWYTVTRPVSADMEDKKDVEKDDAGMQQKTEEQSQAETQNPEEQNQEEKIKMRNKV, from the coding sequence ATGCTTTCTTATTTATCAACGTTTTTGCTGGCAGTTCTATTTGCTTTGATTTTAACACCGGTCTCCATTATCCTGGCCAGAAAATGGGGGGTTATGGATTATCCGGGCGAGCGGAGAATACATAAGGCCCCGATTCCGCGTCTCGGCGGCGCTGCTATTTATCTGGCTTTTTGGCTGGCTGTTTTTCTGACGGTAGCCGTGAATAAAATGCTGATGGGACTTTTCCTCGGCAGCACAATTATTTTTGCGGTCGGCATCTATGATGATGTAAAAGGAATGCGGCCTCTGATCAAACTGCTCTGGCAGATCCTAGCCGCGGTAATACTGATTTTTTTCGGCATGGCAGTCCCGCATATCACGCTGCCTCTATATGGTGTTGTCCAACTTGGCTTGATCGGCAATATTTTTGCCGTGCTATGGATTGTCGGTTTGGTCAATGCTGTGAATATATCCGACGGTATGGATGGCCTCGCTTCGGGTATTTGCTTTATTGCGGCGATCACATTATTCTGGTCCGCAACGATCCGTTCAGCCTATCCGGGGGCCGATCTTCTGATGCTGGCCCTGAGCGGCGTAACGCTGGGCTTTTTGTTCTATAACTTTAATCCTGCTAAAATCATTATGGGTGATTCCGGGAGCATGTTTCTCGGCTATATGATCGGATCAGTCTCCATTTGGGGTTTGCTGAAAACCGCTACGGTACTCGGTTTGGTTTTCCCGTTGCTGGTGCTCGGCATGCCTTTGATGGACATGCTGTTTGCGATCATCCGGAGGAAGTGGAAAGGACATTCGATCGTCCGGGCAGATAGGGGACACCTTCATCACCGTTTGCTTGATACTGGCCTGAACCAGCGCCAGGCAGTGTTTGTTCTATATGGAATCAGCCTTTGTTTCGGGCTGGCGGCAATTTTCTCCGCCTATGGACACTGGTACATCGCGGCGATTCTGGTGGTCATTGACCTCGGCATTATTTTGCGGATTATGTTCAGAAAGTTTCGCCTGCATAACTGGTACACGGTGACAAGACCGGTTTCTGCAGACATGGAAGATAAGAAGGACGTGGAGAAGGATGACGCGGGAATGCAGCAAAAAACGGAAGAGCAGAGTCAGGCAGAAACGCAGAATCCAGAAGAGCAGAATCAAGAAGAAAAGATCAAAATGAGGAATAAAGTATGA
- a CDS encoding tRNA (cytidine(34)-2'-O)-methyltransferase, with protein MMTDNRLNIVLVEPEIPPNTGNIARLCAAVQADLHLVKPLGFSIDDKHLKRAGLDYWHLLKVHVYENFNEFETQNAEGQFFLATTKASKFYTDVEFPDRCYLLFGRETKGLAPEILQRYPDRQIRLPMRKDARSLNLSNSVAVIAYEVLRQWGFPGQV; from the coding sequence ATGATGACAGACAACAGGTTAAACATCGTACTGGTTGAACCCGAGATACCTCCCAATACAGGAAATATTGCCAGATTGTGCGCAGCGGTTCAGGCCGACCTGCATTTAGTGAAGCCTCTCGGCTTCAGTATTGACGACAAGCATTTAAAAAGGGCAGGGCTCGATTACTGGCATCTCTTAAAGGTACATGTTTATGAAAATTTTAACGAATTTGAAACCCAGAACGCTGAAGGTCAGTTTTTTTTGGCCACGACCAAAGCGTCTAAGTTCTATACAGATGTGGAGTTTCCAGACCGCTGCTATCTGCTTTTCGGACGGGAAACGAAGGGGCTGGCGCCGGAAATCCTACAGCGCTATCCTGACCGGCAGATCCGCCTGCCGATGAGAAAGGATGCGAGGTCCTTAAATCTGTCCAATTCAGTCGCGGTGATTGCGTATGAGGTCCTGCGTCAATGGGGTTTCCCAGGCCAGGTGTGA
- a CDS encoding aconitate hydratase, protein MKQNLTQKILSAHLISGELGAGGEIGIKIDQTLTQDATGTMAYLQFEAVGIPRVKTELSVSYIDHNTLQTGFENADDHAFLQSCASRFGVYFSRPGNGICHQVHLERFGKPGKTLLGSDSHTPTGGGIGMLAMGAGGLDVAVAMGGGEFYLPDPKVIKVNLTGKLAPWVSAKDVILEILRRLSVKGGVGKIFEYAGSGVSTLSVPERATITNMGAELGATTSVFPSDEQTRIFLKAQGRENDWILLEADADAVYDEEICIDLSALEPLAAQPHMPDNVAAVSTLTNIKVNQVAIGSCTNSSYRDLMTAAAILKGKVVDPSVSLVIAPGSRQVLTMLANNGALTDLLDSGARILESACGPCIGMGQSPSSGAVSLRTFNRNFEGRSGTADAGVYLVSPEVAAASALTGYFTDPRTLGPAAEIPMPENFRVDDSLIIPPGSPDTAIVRGPNIKALPIAPKLKPDLELPVVIKLNDNITTDDIMPAGAKILPLRSNIPALSEYVYSKIDAGFSARARQLGQSIIVAGQNYGQGSSREHAALVPMYLGVRVVLAKSFARIHKANLINFGILPLAFVNESDYDLIKDDSKLIFTNLTEALSNSEEFDILLSEKNASIRVSHNLTERQIGIILAGGLLNYTKEAGK, encoded by the coding sequence ATGAAACAAAATTTAACACAAAAAATATTATCCGCCCATCTCATCTCCGGTGAACTTGGGGCCGGAGGAGAAATCGGCATCAAGATAGATCAGACTTTAACACAGGACGCCACAGGAACTATGGCTTATCTTCAGTTTGAAGCTGTTGGCATTCCAAGAGTCAAAACAGAATTATCTGTCAGCTACATCGATCACAACACACTGCAGACGGGTTTTGAAAATGCTGACGACCATGCTTTTCTCCAAAGCTGTGCTTCCCGCTTCGGGGTTTATTTTTCGCGTCCCGGCAACGGGATCTGCCACCAGGTCCATCTTGAGCGTTTCGGAAAACCTGGTAAAACCCTGTTAGGCTCGGATAGTCACACCCCTACCGGCGGTGGAATCGGCATGCTAGCCATGGGTGCCGGCGGCCTTGATGTTGCCGTAGCCATGGGCGGCGGAGAATTCTATCTGCCTGACCCCAAAGTCATCAAAGTCAATTTAACCGGGAAATTAGCTCCGTGGGTATCCGCCAAAGATGTCATACTGGAAATCCTGCGCCGCCTATCCGTAAAAGGCGGCGTCGGCAAGATCTTTGAATATGCCGGTTCCGGCGTATCCACCTTAAGTGTCCCTGAAAGAGCAACCATCACCAACATGGGTGCCGAACTCGGCGCAACCACATCTGTCTTCCCAAGCGATGAACAGACCCGGATCTTCCTGAAAGCTCAGGGCCGCGAAAACGACTGGATTCTGCTTGAAGCCGACGCCGATGCGGTATATGATGAGGAAATCTGCATCGACCTTTCTGCCTTGGAACCGCTTGCAGCTCAGCCGCACATGCCTGACAACGTCGCTGCCGTAAGTACGTTAACGAATATCAAAGTCAATCAGGTAGCGATCGGCAGCTGTACGAATTCTTCCTACCGCGACCTGATGACCGCCGCTGCCATCTTAAAAGGTAAAGTGGTCGATCCGAGCGTCAGCCTGGTGATCGCCCCGGGCTCCCGTCAGGTCCTGACCATGCTGGCCAATAACGGCGCGCTGACCGATCTGCTCGATTCCGGAGCCAGAATTCTGGAATCGGCCTGCGGACCCTGTATTGGCATGGGCCAGTCCCCTTCCTCAGGTGCCGTCTCTTTAAGAACCTTTAACCGCAACTTTGAAGGGCGTAGCGGAACTGCGGACGCGGGTGTATATCTGGTCAGCCCGGAGGTCGCTGCTGCGAGTGCGCTGACAGGTTACTTTACCGATCCCCGCACGTTGGGTCCTGCTGCTGAAATCCCAATGCCGGAAAATTTCCGGGTCGACGATTCGCTGATTATTCCGCCCGGTTCTCCGGATACTGCCATCGTGCGCGGCCCAAATATCAAAGCACTGCCGATTGCTCCGAAGCTTAAGCCGGATCTGGAGCTTCCTGTCGTAATCAAGCTGAATGACAATATTACCACAGACGATATCATGCCTGCAGGCGCCAAAATCCTGCCGCTCAGATCCAATATTCCTGCCCTTTCCGAATATGTTTACAGCAAGATTGATGCCGGATTCTCAGCCAGAGCCAGACAGCTCGGTCAAAGCATCATTGTGGCTGGTCAGAACTATGGTCAGGGCTCCAGCCGTGAACATGCCGCACTGGTTCCGATGTACCTCGGTGTCAGAGTTGTCCTAGCCAAGAGCTTTGCCCGGATTCATAAAGCCAACCTGATTAATTTTGGTATTCTTCCGCTTGCTTTTGTCAATGAGAGTGACTATGACCTGATTAAGGACGACAGCAAGCTTATCTTTACAAATCTGACTGAAGCCCTATCAAACTCCGAAGAATTTGATATATTGTTAAGCGAAAAAAATGCTTCCATCAGGGTCAGCCATAACCTGACTGAACGCCAGATTGGTATCATCCTGGCCGGAGGCTTGCTGAACTATACCAAAGAAGCCGGTAAATAA
- a CDS encoding HD domain-containing protein — protein MNKVFAAIDIAANAHKNQFRKGTNTPYITHPYAVGMILQKEGCAEDIVVAGILHDTVEDTIINLEYLRNKFGNKVALIVEGCSEPDKSLPWEERKEHTIEYLKTAIPVIKAVACADKLHNVLTMLEDYQKEGEKLWTRFNRGREKQEWYYRNLVQSFMHPPVDDDFKKLYLTFAKAVSDLFDPKPDRQEEDQTFSIS, from the coding sequence ATGAACAAAGTATTCGCCGCAATAGACATCGCAGCAAATGCCCATAAGAATCAGTTCAGGAAAGGGACCAATACGCCCTATATTACACACCCGTATGCAGTTGGAATGATCCTGCAGAAAGAAGGATGTGCGGAAGACATTGTTGTTGCTGGTATCCTGCATGATACCGTTGAGGATACCATCATTAATCTGGAATATCTCCGCAATAAATTTGGCAACAAGGTTGCCCTGATCGTAGAAGGATGTTCGGAACCGGACAAATCGTTACCGTGGGAAGAACGCAAAGAACATACCATTGAATACCTGAAAACGGCGATACCGGTGATCAAGGCCGTAGCCTGCGCCGACAAGCTGCATAATGTTCTGACGATGCTGGAAGACTATCAAAAAGAAGGCGAGAAGCTTTGGACGCGGTTTAACCGGGGCAGGGAGAAGCAGGAATGGTATTACCGTAATCTCGTGCAAAGCTTTATGCATCCTCCGGTGGATGATGATTTTAAGAAGCTTTATCTTACATTTGCGAAAGCCGTCAGCGATCTTTTCGATCCCAAACCGGACAGGCAGGAAGAGGACCAGACTTTTTCTATCAGCTGA
- a CDS encoding DUF3006 domain-containing protein, giving the protein MNGVIDRFEGSVAVVEFDGNNRKNINLTDLPAGIKEGDIVVFNDGKWQLDQNQTARLKAEIDILARDVFE; this is encoded by the coding sequence ATGAACGGTGTTATTGATCGTTTCGAAGGCAGCGTCGCCGTGGTGGAGTTTGACGGCAACAACAGAAAGAATATTAACCTCACTGATCTTCCTGCGGGGATTAAGGAAGGCGATATCGTCGTATTTAATGATGGTAAATGGCAGCTTGATCAAAATCAAACAGCCAGACTGAAAGCGGAAATTGATATACTGGCCCGTGATGTGTTTGAGTAG
- a CDS encoding ComEC/Rec2 family competence protein — translation MKKQKRLLLTILCLTVLVLLGYSSLNGSSPAFTDQSQQTATVVEDQKGTLPSNPNASNTGTLQVHFIDVGQADCILIKAPSGKTMLIDAGNNEDAEAVTSYIEKQKISKLDIVIGTHPHEDHIGGLDAVIDTFKVGQVIMPGKTHTTETFKDVLSAVKNKGLKITSAKTGVKLDLGDGVTAVVLAPNGSDYEDLNNYSAVIRIAFGSTSFLFTGDAGKVSESEMLRNVSMYALKSTVLKVGHHGSGDATSEPFLDLVDPEYAMICVGKENDYDHPAQATLDKLRDRGVKVFRTDLDGTSVAVSDGSEVTFHTLEITSK, via the coding sequence ATGAAAAAGCAAAAAAGATTACTTCTAACCATTCTTTGTCTAACCGTGCTAGTTTTACTTGGTTACAGCTCACTGAACGGCAGCTCACCGGCTTTTACGGATCAGTCGCAGCAGACAGCGACTGTGGTCGAAGATCAAAAAGGTACGCTGCCGTCAAATCCGAATGCCTCCAATACCGGCACCCTTCAAGTCCATTTCATTGATGTCGGGCAGGCGGATTGCATTCTAATCAAAGCCCCTTCGGGGAAAACCATGCTGATCGATGCAGGGAATAATGAAGATGCAGAAGCGGTTACCTCGTACATAGAAAAACAAAAAATAAGTAAACTGGATATTGTCATTGGCACCCATCCTCATGAGGACCATATCGGGGGTCTTGATGCCGTAATCGACACCTTTAAAGTCGGGCAAGTCATCATGCCGGGCAAAACACATACGACTGAAACGTTCAAGGATGTACTTAGCGCGGTGAAAAATAAAGGCCTCAAAATAACATCGGCGAAAACAGGTGTTAAGCTGGACTTAGGGGACGGTGTGACTGCCGTTGTACTCGCTCCGAACGGTTCAGATTATGAAGATCTGAACAATTACAGCGCTGTGATCAGGATAGCATTCGGCAGCACGTCTTTTTTATTCACCGGTGATGCCGGAAAAGTGTCAGAGTCAGAAATGCTGCGGAATGTGAGCATGTATGCTCTGAAGTCGACAGTCCTAAAAGTTGGGCATCATGGCAGCGGCGACGCAACATCCGAGCCCTTTCTGGATTTGGTAGACCCCGAATATGCAATGATTTGTGTCGGGAAAGAAAATGATTATGATCATCCTGCACAGGCAACACTGGATAAGCTAAGGGATAGGGGAGTCAAGGTATTCAGGACTGACCTGGATGGGACGAGTGTTGCGGTATCCGACGGATCAGAAGTGACATTTCATACGCTGGAGATTACATCAAAATAA